Genomic DNA from Nevskia ramosa DSM 11499:
CACCGACATAGTTGAGCCGCAGCACCGGCGTGCGCTCGGTGGGCAAGCTGATGCCCCACTGCGGCGAAGCAGCCGCCAGTTCCCGGGCGATCGGCACCACGCTGCGGTCCAGCGAGAAATCTGCTGGCGGTGCGGCGAGCCGGGTGGCGGGCATCATCCAGCGGTCGATCTCGCGATCGAACACGCTTAACGATCCCATCCAGAACATCGCGAACATCACGCTGCCCAGCACCACGCCGGCCCAGGTGTGCAGCCAGCCCATCGATTTGCGGAACGTGTCTTCCATGACGATTGTTGTTGAGGCTCAGGCCCGGTTTTGCAGCAGCGAAGCGGCACCATGCAGCAGCAAGGCGCCGCCACCGAGCACGATCGCCAGCCACCACAGACGCCGCTCGGCGAACGCCCACAGCAGCAAGCCCAGATAGAGCAGGAAGCCGAACATCGCGGCGAGCACCACCGCATCGCTGCGGCTGAACAAGCCGAGGTCCGCGATGCCGCGCGCCGCGAGCATCACGCTCGCGGTGGTGAAGAAGTAAGCCCCGACCACCGCCAGCAGCACGCGGCTCACGGTTCGCATCGTCGGCGCCAGCGAACTGGCGACGCGGGGCAAGAACTTCGGCTGCATCGCGAGCATGACGGCAGGCTTCAGAGATCGACGGCGATGCTGAACACGAAGCTGCGCGGCGCGCCGACCACGAGATAGCCCAGCCCGGTGAAACCACCGGCCGAGGCGTAGTAGTTCTCGTCGGTGACGTTGTCGATGCGCGCGCGCAGGGTCAACTCATGACCACTGATATCGACGCGATAACGCGCACCGAGATCGATCCGCGCCCAGCCCGGCACGCGCAGCGCATTGGCCGAGTCGTAGTAGCTGGCTCCGGTCTGCACGAAGCGCGTATCGAGCGCCATGTCAGGCAGTACCGGCAGCGCCCATTCGAGGCCGATGTTGCTCTGGATGCGCGGCACGCCGATCACGCGATTGCCGTCAGTCGCGCCGCCACTCGTCGTCTTCTGCTCGGCGTCGAGCCAGGTCACACCACCGAGCACTTTCAGACCGGGGGCAGCGATGCCGTAGACGTTCAACTCGGCACCCTGATGACGATCCTGGCCGCCGGCCTGAAACTCGTTCTGGGCATTGACCAAACCACTTGGCCGCTTGGTGGTGAACAGCGCCAGACCGCCGCCAAGCTTGCCGGCATCGAACTTCATGCCCACTTCCTTCTGCCGCGACACGTACGGCGCCAGCACTTTGCCCGGCGTTGCCGTGGCCTGACTCGGGGCAGTGTCGCCCTGGGTCAGACCTTCGATGTAGTTCGCGTACAGCGAAATCTGCCTGGTCGCGCGGACCACCAGACCAACCGATGGACTCAGCCGCGAGTCGTCGTAAACCGGAGCAGGCTCACCGGTGGTGTAGGCGTAGTTCTCCACCTTCAGCGTCTGATGGCGAAGGCCGAGCGTCAACAGCACGCGCTTGTCGAGGAAGTCCAGCGTGTCGCCGACGGCATAGCTGGTCAGCGTCGTGCGATTGGTCAGTTCCGGGTTATCGAGTTCATTGCCGACGAAGGCATTGGCGCTGAAATCCGGAAGTGGCGACTCGGTCGGCGTGTACAGATTGGTCGCCAAGGTGTTAAAGAAATCGAAGGCATAGGCGTTGTCCTTCTGGGCCTCGAAGTAGGACGCGGCAAACACCAGTTCGTGATTGACCGGCCCGGTCTTGAGCTTGCCACGCAGGCCGACTTCGCCGGTGTCGACACGGTCCTTGCGGGTGTTGTCGAAGCGCGAGGTATTGGCTGCGCCGGTGTCGGCATCGGTGACCGTGATGTTGGCCAGCGAGTTCGCTTCCTTGCTGCGACGCAAGCCATAGGCCGCGTAGGCGGTGAGGTTCTTGATGATGTCGTACTCGCCGCGCAGCGTGCCGAACAGATCGCGCTCGTTCGAGTACGACCAGGGTTGCGCGTAGTTCTTGCTGGCGTCCGGCGCGTCCGGCACGCGAGTCACCAGCGAGCCGAGCTGGATGTTGGTGCGAGTCTGGTCGAGCTGGTTGTTCTGGTAGCCGATGTCGCCGGACAGGCGCGCCGAATCGCCGCGCCAGTCGAGTCCGATCGAGACCAGGCCGAGCTTCGCCTGTTCGTCATCGACCGCGGTATCGCCATCGCGATAGGCCGCGTTGATGCGCACGCCGAAGGCGTTATCGGTACCGAAACGGCGGGCCACGTCGAGCGCGCCGCTGCCGTAGGGTCCGTTGCCGGAGCCGGCGGTGAAGCGGGTCAGCGGATCGTTCGGCGCGCGCTTCGGCAGCAGATTGATCGCACCGCCGATGCCGCCACCGCCGGGATTGGCGCCGGTCAGGAACGCCGAGGCGCCGCGCAGCACTTCCACGCGCTCGAACAGTTCGGTGGCGATGTACTGGCGCGGCAGCAGGCTGTACAGACCGTTGTAGGCGACATCGTCCGAGCCGAGGACGAAGCCGCGGATGATGTACGACTCCTGGAAGTTGCCGAAGCCGCGCGCCACACGCACGCCGGAATCGGACTGCAGCACGTCACCGACGCTCTTCGCCTGGCGATCCTGGATCAGCGCATTGGTGTAGCTGGTGATCGAGAACGGCGTTTCGAGGTTGTCCCGCGTGCCGAGGATGCCGGCCCGTCCGCCACGCGCCACCTGACCACCCGCATAAGCCCGCGAAAGGCCCTGCGCCGACGCATCGGCGCTGGCGCTGACCGTCACTGGCGCAAGCTGCACGGCGTCGTCCGACGATGCAACCGTGGCTTCGTCGGCGGCCGGCTGATCGGGCGGCGCGGTTTTCTGCGCGGTCTGGGCGGATACGGAAGCAGCTGCCAGCAAGCCAGTCGCAGTCAGCGCGGCGACGGTGATTCGGGCTATCGGTTGCATGTACGTGGGTGTCTCGAGTGATGAGAGTGGGCCTTCGTCCGGCGCCAATGCCGGCTCGACGGTGATGCGGCAACAAGCACCCCGGCAGGCCGCGAGGCGCGCCGGGGTTGAAACGAAGTCGGTACGTTTTCCTGCGCTGTCTCGTCGACAGCCGAAGCGAAGTTCCCTGCGCTACAGGCTCGGCGCGGCCAGCGGCGGCACTGGTGGTGACTGGTCGCCCTTGGCCAGTTCGAAGGACAGGGTCGAGGTGTGGGTGATGAAGTCGTAAGGCTTGCCGCCGGCTTCGCCCGGGGTCTTTTCGGTGTGATGGCTCAGCAGCAGATAGCGGCCGCGCCAGGGCAGCAGGGCGTGGATGGTGCCGGTCTCATCGGCCGCCACTTCGCGGGACCAGCCGGACATCGCCACCACTTCGACTTTCGCGCCCGGCACCGCTTCGCCGTTCCAGTAGACGCGGAAGGCCCCGGCCTCGCCGGTCGGCACGATGTCCAGCGCCAGCTTCGGCTTGCGCGCGGCCAGGTCCGACACATAGCGGGCATGCGGCACCCAGAGCATCTTGCCGGTCAGGCCCAGTTCGCCACGCGCCTCGCGCACCGGATACGCCAAGTCTTCCACCAGCAGCGATTGCCCCTTCGTCGCGCGGCTGGCCAGAACGTACTCGGTGGTCTTCTTCTCCAGCACCACGGCCTGCTCTTCGCCATCGGCCGCAATCAGCAGCCCGGCCGGCTTGGCCAGCTTGTCGAGAATGCCCGGCGAGTCCTCATGCAGGTTCAGGCGGAATTCGCCGAAATACAGCGCTGCACCCTTGGCGTCCTGCTCGATCCAGATCTGATGGGCTTGGCTGCTGCCAGCTGCGAACAGCAGGCCGAGAACAGCGAGGTGACGAAAGCGGACTGGCGAGGACATGGGAGAGCTCCGGCAGGAATCAGGATGGAATGGGAAAGACGCAGTCAGTCGCCGGTGACTGTGCTGCTGGCCGTCATCGTTGGCGGCGGCAACATCGACGCTGCGCGCGCCGGTTGAACGGGGGGACAGACTTCTGCTCATGGAGTCTTGGCGGCGAGCTGCGAAGGTTCGACGAAGCGATCGAGCACGCGGTCGATCCAGCTGCGCATTTCGGTGGCGGCCATCTTCTGATTGCTCAGCGCCTCGGCCTGCTCGAACATCGATTGATACAGCCGCTCTTCGCCCTGTGCGGCGTGGATCACCAGTCGATCGTGCCTGGCGAAACGGTCATCCCAGGCCTGGCGAACCACGGCCCAGTAGTCGCGGGTTTCCTGCCAGTACTGGCGGCCCTTGCTGAAGTCGTGATCGCTGATCCGGGTGTAGGTGTTCAGGCCGCGTTCGTGAGTCAGCACCTGTTCGCCGCCCGCGGCCTTGCGATCGATCTTCAGGTTGTCCTGCTCGTGCACCCAGCCGGTCGGCGTGATGGTCTGGCGATTGGTGCCGGTGAGCTTGTCGTAGTCGTTGCGGGTGGTCAGTTCGCGGCGCGGCAATGGTCGCCATTCGACTTCCGACGTCCACGACGACACGCCGCCCTCATGCGTCCAGCGGCCGATGCCGGCGTAGCGCGGGCTGTCGTCGACCTGCCAGACCGCCTGCGTCCAGCTGCCGGCAACTTCGGCAGCGCTCAGCTCGCGACGCACCCAGGTGTCGTCGCCGGTATAGGCCCAGAGCCTTGCGCGCTGGTACTGCCAGTCCTGCCGCCAGTGCTTGATGACGTCATCGCCGATCACCAGCACATGCTGGAGCACGATCCGCGTGCCGCTGTCTTCGAGCACTTCGACGAACTCGAAGGCGCCGCTGCGGTGCTGCTCGTGCGGCTTGTAGCCGGCCTTCAGCGGCACGTCCTCATCGAACTGGAAAGCCACCTTGAACTCGCCGGCCATCGCCAGGATCGCCTTGCGGTCGGCATCGAAACGAGCCTTGTCGGCAACCGGCGGCGTGCTCGGCGACAGCGTGATCGGCGCCTGCGGTGTGGC
This window encodes:
- a CDS encoding TonB-dependent receptor gives rise to the protein MQPIARITVAALTATGLLAAASVSAQTAQKTAPPDQPAADEATVASSDDAVQLAPVTVSASADASAQGLSRAYAGGQVARGGRAGILGTRDNLETPFSITSYTNALIQDRQAKSVGDVLQSDSGVRVARGFGNFQESYIIRGFVLGSDDVAYNGLYSLLPRQYIATELFERVEVLRGASAFLTGANPGGGGIGGAINLLPKRAPNDPLTRFTAGSGNGPYGSGALDVARRFGTDNAFGVRINAAYRDGDTAVDDEQAKLGLVSIGLDWRGDSARLSGDIGYQNNQLDQTRTNIQLGSLVTRVPDAPDASKNYAQPWSYSNERDLFGTLRGEYDIIKNLTAYAAYGLRRSKEANSLANITVTDADTGAANTSRFDNTRKDRVDTGEVGLRGKLKTGPVNHELVFAASYFEAQKDNAYAFDFFNTLATNLYTPTESPLPDFSANAFVGNELDNPELTNRTTLTSYAVGDTLDFLDKRVLLTLGLRHQTLKVENYAYTTGEPAPVYDDSRLSPSVGLVVRATRQISLYANYIEGLTQGDTAPSQATATPGKVLAPYVSRQKEVGMKFDAGKLGGGLALFTTKRPSGLVNAQNEFQAGGQDRHQGAELNVYGIAAPGLKVLGGVTWLDAEQKTTSGGATDGNRVIGVPRIQSNIGLEWALPVLPDMALDTRFVQTGASYYDSANALRVPGWARIDLGARYRVDISGHELTLRARIDNVTDENYYASAGGFTGLGYLVVGAPRSFVFSIAVDL
- a CDS encoding cobalt ABC transporter substrate-binding protein, which codes for MSSPVRFRHLAVLGLLFAAGSSQAHQIWIEQDAKGAALYFGEFRLNLHEDSPGILDKLAKPAGLLIAADGEEQAVVLEKKTTEYVLASRATKGQSLLVEDLAYPVREARGELGLTGKMLWVPHARYVSDLAARKPKLALDIVPTGEAGAFRVYWNGEAVPGAKVEVVAMSGWSREVAADETGTIHALLPWRGRYLLLSHHTEKTPGEAGGKPYDFITHTSTLSFELAKGDQSPPVPPLAAPSL
- a CDS encoding DUF6607 family protein gives rise to the protein MRLPALLALLIAACSATPQAPITLSPSTPPVADKARFDADRKAILAMAGEFKVAFQFDEDVPLKAGYKPHEQHRSGAFEFVEVLEDSGTRIVLQHVLVIGDDVIKHWRQDWQYQRARLWAYTGDDTWVRRELSAAEVAGSWTQAVWQVDDSPRYAGIGRWTHEGGVSSWTSEVEWRPLPRRELTTRNDYDKLTGTNRQTITPTGWVHEQDNLKIDRKAAGGEQVLTHERGLNTYTRISDHDFSKGRQYWQETRDYWAVVRQAWDDRFARHDRLVIHAAQGEERLYQSMFEQAEALSNQKMAATEMRSWIDRVLDRFVEPSQLAAKTP